A stretch of DNA from Ricinus communis isolate WT05 ecotype wild-type chromosome 4, ASM1957865v1, whole genome shotgun sequence:
TAAGAAATGCCACGTGTGAAGCCGCGCAGAGCAACACATGTACAAAGGGATGACAGATTAATTGATCGATTAATCGAGCCAGCAAGCCCAACGAGACAGACACCAGACCAGACCAGACCGACCAAAAATTTAGGGATTGtttggagagagaaagtattctctttttttcagTCCACTAcgtttctctctctttcttgccttctctctcttaatccaaaaatcttttttttttccttttgtttgttttctcgaAGGAAATTTCTCAAAATCGTTAATTCAATCATCATTTTTCACCTTGATCCTTCTCTACTGTcacttcttcttccttctttgcACACATTCTacttctctctttctaatacattttattttatttaggatcataatgttataatatttctaaaattaacctttcctctttaatttaatttagttttcccattttttttttaaatttattcttttgatcCTGCTCATTGGTCGCTGGTTCTTTTAGTTTCCCGTttctatctatctatctaGAGAAGCTTTGAATAATTGTGAATGTTGCGTTGATATGCGgtgaattttgaaatttgattgAGGTAACCGGTTGGTTTGAGTTGGAGAATTTCGGGATCTGTTGTAATTCTGGGGTcaattttgattctttttccTGTTGTGTTACTACTCAACCGTTTTGGATCCGATCGGGGTAGAAACAGCGCCATCAGATGGCGCTGTTCAGACGCTTCTTTTACCGGAAGCCGCCGGATCGGCTTCTGGAGATCTCCGAGCGCGTTTACGGTAACCCCTTTtgcactttttttttatatattaaatttctttctaattttgattatttgcAAAATTGCCTCGCATTTTGTCAATTTCTGACCTAATTTCGCATTTCAAGTTGCATCAATGCTTCTCGAGCTCAATTAGGTTTTAGAATCTCACTTTTCAATTAGAGTTTGGCATTGATTTTGAAACAATGCAATGCTTAGTTTGTTAGTTAGGAGAGCTTCTGCGGCTTTATTTATTGTAACATTTTGTTTTATACATGCAATCAAGCACATTTTTCAGAAGCTGTAGTATTCTTCGTTCTTTGTAGATAAAGTTCATAACTCTAACAATATAAGTTTTTAGAAGTTGAGTAATTAAGTATGAATAATGAATCATTAAATTtggtttgatttttctttggtGTTGTAGTGTTTGATTGTTGCTTCTCCACGGATGTCTTGGAAGAAGATGAATACAAAGTGTATTTGGGTGGCATTGTGGCACAATTGCAGGATCATTTTCCTGATGCTTCTTTTATGGTATTTAACTTTAGAGAAGGAGACAGGCGGAGCCAAATCTCAGATATTTTATCTCAATACGATATGACAGTTATGGATTATCCTCGTCAATATGAAGGTTGTCCTATGCTTCCGTTAGAGATGATCCATCATTTTCTTCGATCTAGTGAAAGTTGGCTGTCCTTAGAAGGCCAGCAAAATGTGTTGTTAATGCATTGTGAAAGAGGGGGATGGCCTGTGCTTGCTTTCATGCTTGCAGGTCTTTTATTGTACAGGAAACAGTATACTGGAGAGCAAAAGACACTTGAAATGGTATACAAGCAAGCTCCTAAAGAACTGCTTCATCTTTTATCTCCTTTAAATCCACAGCCTTCACAACTAAGATATCTCCAGTACATCTCTAGAAGAAACCTTGGTTCTGATTGGCCTCCTTCTGATACTCCTTTAGTTTTAGATTGTTTGATGCTTAGGGCCCTTCCATTGTTTGAGGGGGGTAAAGGTTGCAGGCCAGTTGTACGTGTCTTTGGTCAGGATTCTTCAAAACCAGCCAATAGAACTTCTAAGCTTCTTTTCTCAACTTCAAAGACAAAAAAACATGTCCGGCATTACCTACAGGTAATACTTAAGTTTGTTCAACTGCAATGGAGAATGACCGGTGAGGTGCTTACTTTGTTAGTTGttcttatgaattttaattgcAGGAAGAATGTATGCTGGTGAAAATAGATGTCCGCTGCCGTGTTCAGGGGGATGTTGTTATTGAATGCATCCATTTAGATGAAGATCTTGTTCGTGAAGAGATGATTTTCAGAGTTATGTTTCATACGGCATTTGTTAGGGCAAATATTTTGATGCTTTGTCGTGATGAAATAGACGCAATGTGGGATGCCAAGGACCAATTTCCAAAGGAATTTAAGGCAGAGGTAGGTTGTTGTTATTCTTTTGTTAGAGCACTTTTCTGAAGCTGTAGAACTTGAATGCATACTCATATCTGTATCAGGTACTATTTGCGGATGGTGATGCTGCTGTGCCTAAACTCACCACAGTTGTCTCCAATGAAGATGGGAATGAGCTAGACAGTGCTTCACCAGAGGAGTTTTTTGAGGCTGAAGAGATATTCAGCAATCTGATGGATGCGCAGGAAGCAAAAGGGGACTGTGATACTCATGCAGACCATGATAACATGTCTGTTGATATAGAGCATAAAGAAGTGTTTAAGGACACTTTTGCTGATGGAAATCATAGAGTGGATGAAAAGAAGGATTTTAATGTTGACACAGTGAAGGACATAGCCGTGGATGATGTGAAGTACAAGGTGGATGAGAAGGTGGATCCTGATTTTCAAGCAGTGAAAGACATAGTTGTGGATGATGGGGATAAATCAATGGTTGTTCCTGTTGATTTATCCACagataaagaaataatggAAGTGGCGGAAGATGGGAGTGGAGATTGTAACGAGATGGAAGATAAAGCAAATGGAGATAACGATAGTACAAAGTTAGAATCCTTGCTTTCGTCCACAATTAAAGAAATGAAGGAAGTGGCGGAATATGTGAGTGGAGAATTCAAAGAGATGGAAGATAAAGCTGACGAAGAAAATGATAGTACAAAGTTATCAAAATTCATGCTCCCTCAGCTAAAGTTAACTGTTGATGTTGGTAGACAACAACAGGAGAAGGTAATGCCGCCTTCCCCTGGGAGACAAACTACCTCGAACAAAAAACCTGCTGCAGATTCAACTGTAGTGGAACAGAAAGTCATAGAACTTGAACCTCAAGGAGCAAATGGAAAACAAGCAAGGCCAAATACCGTGCCTCGTTGGGTTCCCCCTAATAAAGTCCCTTTTGCCAATTCAAATCTTGTAGCACATCCACCATCTAGATATAACAGTGCACCACCTGCTCTTGCCTTTTGTGTCTCTCCAAAAGATCCTAATGTGGATGCTCCTGTAAAAGCTCCATCCTATACCACCACTCTTGCAGATTCAGCTTCAGGTGAGGTTACTTCCCATCCAGCTATATCACCAACCTGTACTAGCTTAAAAACGATACCTCCTTGTCCCCCCCAGCCCCGCCCCCACCTCCACCTtcacctccacctccacccCCACCACCTCCTCTTTCTAGCAGTACTTTTCTACCCAAGATTCTAGGCAAAGCACCTCCTCCCCCTCCACCTCCACCCCCACCCCCACTTTCCAGTAGGCAGAATATTGAGATAATTCCATACCATGCATCCCCTCCGGCCCCTCCTCCCCCTCCCCCACCTCTATCTAATAGGCAGAATATTGGGATGGTGTTGCCACCTGCACCTCCTCCAACCCCTTGGAAGTTTGTGTATTCTTCAAGCGTCCCTGCTTCAGTTTCAAGTGCTCCACCACTTCCGCCGCCGCCGCCACCTCCACCACCTCCACTTGTTAATGCATCAACTGTTCCAAAGGTTGGTGGTATTAAGATTCCTACTGCACCTCCTCCTCCGCCTCCACCTCCACCTATGGGTGGTACTATGCTGCCGCCTCGGccgccgccgccgccgccaccaccaccaccaccaccttcTTATCCATATCAAGGAGTTCATTCTCctcctccaccaccaccattTTCAAGTGGGATTCCACCTCCCACAACACCCTCATCGTCAGCACGTGGAACACCACCCCCTCCACGAGCAGCTCCGCCACCTCCTCCTTCACGAGCAgctccaccaccaccaccaccaccaccaccaccaccccCTCCTTTACGAGCGACTCCACCACCTCCTTTACAAGGGTCTCCGCCGCCACCACCGCCACCACCTCAACTACGTGGAGCTCCACCGCCTCCCCCACCACCTCACTTAAGCAGCATTCCTcctccaccaccacctccATTTCGTGGAGCTCCACCTCCGCCACCTCCTCCTTTCTATGGAGCCCCGCCCCCGCCACCACCTCCTCCAGGGCGTGGAGCCCCGCCCCCGCCGCCTCCTCCTCCAGGGCGTGGAGCCCCGCCCCCGCCGCCTCCTCCTCCAGGGCGTGGAGCCCCGCCCCGCCGCCTCCTCCTCCAGGGCGTGGAGCCCCGCCCCCGCCGCCTCCTCCAGGGCGTGGACCCCCGCCCCCGCCGCCGCCTCCAGGACGTGGAGCGCCACCTCCGCTTCCTCCTCCAGGACGTGGAGCGCCACCTCCGCCACCTCCTCCAGGAGGTGGAGGCCCACCTCCCCCACCTCCTCCTGGACGTGGAGGCCCACCTCCCCCACCTCCTCCTGGAGGACGTGTTCCTGGCCCGCCTGCTCCACCTAGACCTCCAGGTGCTGGACCCCCTCCACCTCCCCCCTTAGGTGCCAAAGGAGCTGCAACTGATACAAGAGGCTTAGCTTCTGGAAGAGGGCGTGGTTATTCACGCCCTCCTGGGATGGGTTCAACTGCCACAGCACCTAGAAGATCTTCCTTAAAGCCTCTGCATTGGAGCAAGGTAACAAGGGCAATACAAGGAAGTTTGTGGGAGGAGCTGCAAAGACATGCGGAGCCCCAAATGTATTGTAATTTCTcttatgaatttttctttcgaATTAGTAATTACAGCCattgttctttttttgatATGGAAATTTATTGTATAGGCCTAATTGGTTTTCATTATGCTTATATGCTTATGTTGCCTCCCTGTGCCATAGTGCACCGGAATTTGATGTGTCAGAGCTAGAGAGTCTCTTCTCTGCAACAGTCCCAAAAGCTGCTGATTCTGGTAAAGCTGGAGGAAGACGCAAGTCTGTTGGATCAAAAACTGACAAAGTTCACCTGGTACTATaatcattcaattttaattctagGATTTTTCCTAGGTTTTTTATCTTCATGCAATGAACTCTGATTGTCAACTGTCTTCCCCCCCCTTTTCAGCCTTCTCGTTGCCTGTTGTAATTAAGAAACTACTAGTTGCAATTTTTGTTGTCGAGAAATTCAACTGCTATTAGACATGCAGCATTTATACTTGCTTGCCCTGTGTCAAAATGTTTCATTATGATTAAATGgaatttatgttttaaagTTATCTTTCTTCTTGAATCAGATACTGACGGATATAattgttcatttattttattaattttcattactATCCTAAAAGTTAAATTCCTGGAAACAATGAAAGAGAGACAGATGATGTACACAAAAGCGAAGAATGGATTTGGTATTAGTGGTTACTGTAAGCATCATTTTGATTGAAATTGAATAGCTGAAAGAATGGAAGTATGCATTAGAAGAGTGTAGATGAAGTAAAATGATAAGAATACACATGTATAATCACTTATTCAGACAGATGAAATACATTGACAATACAGAAGAGGGACATGGATAATCAAGTGTTAGAACTGTTTGATGATAGTGCTTTACTGTGAGATCATGCAGATTGAAATTGAGCAGCTGAAATGTCCAATGccagtatttttcttttccagcATTTGATATACATAACTAAGATGAAATGTGgcaaaagtattatttttttgactgCTTGACAgcaactattttaattaaattttaaatattaaactgaGAGAAGTAATTAAATTAGCTTGGGTTGAAGTTGTAAGAGAGGATTTGTTTTAAAGATCTCATATAATTTTGCTCAATTTTGGGGAATGGAGGACAAAGAATATATGTATGACTGTATATGCTGGGTTGACTTTCAATTGCCACTGGATTCTGTAACCAATGTGAATAAAATGGTGAGGGAATTTGTTTTTATGCACGCTTCTGTTCTTTCCTATATCTACTGCATGTGTGCCTATGCACTACAGATGCTTGACCACAGGACTTCTTGTTGTGTATTTATTGAATTCTATTCCATGTGCTTTCTTGCTGCCTTATGTTAAAGCATGTTGTTTTACTTTAGAAAACTTTCAAATGCAGCCCTTTAGATAGAATCATGATGATGAGTCTGTCTAATATcctgaaattgaaaattttacacCATTtcttacaaattaataatctcGTTTTTTGTTGTAGATTGACCTAAGGAGGGCCAATAACACTGAAATTATGCTCACAAAAGTCAAGATGCCATTATCTGATATGATGGTAAGAGAGACACCATCAAAGCTCTTGCGGTGATTATCGTTTATTTTGGGTGTTATTTTTAACAATGTCATAATATTTCTGTGTTTGGGAGATGGAGTAATCCCTCTCTTAAAGTACACGATGGAACAATAGCATATGGTTTATGCTCGTTTGGTGTTATGTTGAAAGTCATCTCCTTTAACTGAGGGGAAAACTACTTCTAATACTCTTCCAAAGCACTTGTGGAAGTGGTTATGCATGCTCTTATAGGAAAATGGAATTGGATGTCATATGATAGACCATACGTATCATGCTTGTTGACCTAAAGTCTTCCACATCGATTACTTCTCTGTATGGTACAGAGGACTGTAAATTTCTGCATGGTTCAGAATGTGATTGGTTCTCTAATTTGAAACTGGAACTTGATAATCTGGCATAGGGCTTCCATATAACCACTGTAGGGAAATGAAGGCAGTTAGTTTTCTTAGGATGGAATTTTGGAGATATGCATATTTGACTTCGATACCTTGATTAGCTTCATCCTAGATTTCTTTCCAATTTACTACTTCAAACTGTGAGAAATATTATGAATCTGCATTCCAATTGTGCTaccttcttcttttgcttcaGCATTATGTTCCTTCACAACAGATTCTGTTTGTTGGATGATTTCTATTGAGATATAAGGCTTGGCCATATCTTATGTATTGCTACTTTTTACTTTATACTAGTTGGTTCTCTTTGGTCAATTTGAAAGGGCagcctctttttctttttcttttttccctgaATTTAAGGTCATTTGGATCACGAATAGCATTTTACCCCCCCTGCATGTTTTCAGGCTGCAGTTCTAGCAATGGATGAGTCAATTTTAGATGCTGATCAAGTGgaaaatcttataaaattcTGTCCTACGAAAGAGGAGATGGAACTTCTCAAGGTGAGGTTTTAGGCAACTAATTTTTCTCATTATACATTTGTTCGCTATTCTAGAGTTCTTTTTCACATATCTTAGCAATTATATCTCAAGCTCAATATTAGAAGTTTGATCATATGCTGTTCTACAATAATAGAATTACTCTGGAGACAAAGAAAACCTGGGAAAGTGTGAACAGGTATGCAATGTCTgcttatcaattttatttgtgaTTGTACAGCTTTTGGCTAATTGTAGTCATATCAGTTCTCTCAATTCTCAGTTCTTGCTCTTGGGTTATTTGCTCTTCTTTGAGAGATCGACATCGGTTTTTTGCACCCATAGACTTGCTGCACGACTGTTCCAagaattcatttaaattttgctTAGGAATTTTGGCCACACAGAATGTATTTGTCTAACCTgctttagttttcttttgatGAGGCCAACCCATTTTAGGctgtttattttttcttgaatGTAGCATAACATTATAGCATAATGTCTACATTTGATTCTGTCATCGACGAGGAGAAAGAACTGCAAAAGAGAAACATATACTTGCAATATGAGACAAATTGGTTTGACATTGATGTTTGAGTCAAAAGCTGGAGAACTAATGTAAACTAAAGGGTCTAAAGCTAAATGATGGGCAACCTGGAAGGGGAAGtgattccttttttttttcttgcagttttttgtttttgcagGAATAACTAATGAACTTTATACTGAGATAAGGGAGTTTTGTATTATTGGAGGATGTAGCCATTTTTAGAATTGTAGAAATAGGTCAATCAAAATAGTACAATATGGAAAGGTATTGCAGAGGTGAGAACCCAAAACATCATTAGGTAGTAAGATGTTTTTATGGATAATATAAAATTGCATTTTCAATAATATGAACCTCTTAACTTAGATATAGCTTCTAAGAGTTGGGCACGATCTTGttacaaaattagaaaattctgAAATAAAGTATAGTTTTTACATAGAACATAGGACCAGTAAATTCCCTGTACACTGGTGTATGCCTTAAGCAAAAAGATCATGACTTCAGTTGGCTTCTTTGATGTTAGGCAGGTTTGGTGCTAGTCCTATTGTTCTTTAGATGTTACACTTGAACTGGTATCCTGAAGTCAATATGTGAGCTTTAACTTGTGCAAGAATCTGAACTTCTAAATTTGAATACCCAGGGCTACTTTAGCTGGTCCATTTTGTTCTTGTTCTCCCTTTTCTTTGGGATTTCGGAAGTATTTTTTGCTAGATAGAAGGGTAACAACCTAAGATCATCTCAATGCAGTTTGACATTTTGGGCTCTGTTCTCAGACCTGAATTATTTAAGTGTTTTGGGGCTGCACTAAGCATGGTCGCCTTTATGGCATTATCGGCATATATGCCCGAAATGtatgattttgattttatttgtttaatgaAGATAGCGATGAAAGCTTTTGGATAGAGTCTCATTGATGATTAAGATATCTAACATCACTTGGAGTTGTTTTtcataaataagaaagaacAGGCTATTGTAGTTATAATAGATGTAACTATTACATCTGACTAGATCGTGTTGCTTACGTAGCTGATTCAACTGCTAGAGTAGAGGCCATTTCTGAATTGGGTGGTCTAGGATATTTTAGTGCTTGCTGTTCTATAGCACATAAATTGTAAAGCTATATGTTGGAATATACAGcatttcttgattttgttttctcCTTACATGATATAGAAAAGTTTGGTGTTGCCTGTTAGATGTGCTAAACACGCTGTGTGCATTCATTATTTTGTCTTTCCTTGATAttccaaaacaaaatattcagagttatttatatatagcTTTTACATGTAGTATTTTCTGGAGCTGATGAAAGTGCCTCGTGTTGAGTCAAAATTGAGAgtattttctttcaagattCAATTCAACTCTCAGGTTTGGTATCCGCATTGGTAGTctaatttaacatattaagGATTCCcccatattattatttattttttctttattgttgtTGCAATCATcttatttctgttttcttcCTCAGATATCAGAATTTAAGAAGAGCTTAAACACAGTAAACTCTGCATGTGAAGAGGTACGCCACCAACAATAGTGAACCTTAATGTGCAGATTGGTACTTCCTTTTCTTCAGCCAGATGCCTGATTATATCTCTTAATTAGGTTCGAAGTTCCCTCAAGTTGAAGGAGATTATGAGGTTCATTCTAATTTTAGGCAATACGTTGAACCAAGGAACTGCCAGGGGTAAGTAACTTTTGAGCTAGAGGGCAGTTTGTTGATTTTTATTGGCCTAACTCAGCCTATATTCTAGGCATCATTAGTTTCAAAACTTTGACGTTGACGCGCCCACATCTCTCTAGATTTATGTGATAATTGTCACTGTATAATACCAATATGTATTTTTGGAAGATTGTGACAAAAAAGTTTTTTGCTTGGCAAATGCTACTCCTTTGTGTACTTAGCTGCTTGTTTAATTTTTGGGTTCCTCTTTGACTTCTTGCCATGTACAAGTGTTGGGCCTTGCCTTCTACTTTGCAAAAGTCTTGTTTGACTGCTCATAAATATGACTTTGCAAGACGTTTTCCAGAGACAGCTATATTTAATGCGACTGATGTGAAGTGCCAATGCTTTGGATTTTACAGGTTCGGCAATTGGATTCAAGTTGGACAGTCTTCTCAAACTCACTGATACCCGGGCTTCTAATAGCAAGATGACACTCATGCATTTTGTTTGCAGGGTATAGTCATTATATGTAGTCATTTATCTTTTTGTTCATTAACATGTAAAGTACATGcagaattcttttttctctgattgattgGAGGATTGTGTATTCTGAATTTGGTCGATATGGTGAACATGTGGAAAATCTACAGCATACAACTAATAactgtttttaaaaataaggtAATTTGGGAAAGGATAGTGATCACTATATTTATGAGTTCAACATTTGAAGTACATGACCTTGGTGACACTGAATTTGGCAAAAGACATTAGGTTCATACTGGACTTTGGAAATctatattggtaaatttaattgtattatCATTAGACAGAAAATGAGCTATACTTTCCTAGACGCAAAGTGATGGATCTTAATGCACAAGTCACTTTAAGATACCATTTTTATATGACATTCGAGGGTTGTGCACAGGATGCTGTGTGACAGTCAAgatcttaattttttgaatttatggGCATCAGTAGTGgtacttatataattttaaattcatttatttgctcttttaATGGATTTCAAATGCTATTTTCTGATTCAGTAAACCTTCTAATGCTGGAAAGTTATGAGTTAAATTGAAGTTTTATCACATTGAGGTTTGCAAGGTTTGCTTGTCAAAATTAACAGTCAAATTACCGAAGCATTAGGAAACAGCtcccagaaaagaaaagtatataATGGGCCGTTAGTGTATCATtctcagtttttcttttacttccaTCATTTATGTATGTTGCTGCATATATTTTTGCTATTCTGAAGTTTGAAAGTTAACGGCAACTGCCAATTCGTTTTCACTCTCAGTCACTTGCAGCTACATCACCAGCGCTTCTAAATTTTCACCTGGACTTTGTTAGCCTGGAAGCTGCAACCAAGGTTTCAGCCTGTTTCATTAGTTGACAGTTAAAGGCTGTTGTCACTTGTCAGATTATCTTAGATTTGTTTCTTGGTTGCTTGCAGATACAATTAAAGTCTTTAGCAGAAGAAATGCAAGCTATAATTAAGGGACTGGAAAAGGTGAAACAGGAGCTGGCGGCATCAGAAAATGATGGTCCTGTCTCTGGAGTTTTTCGTAAGGTAgtctcttttttaaatttttttttgttattcagTATTGTGTTtcattgatatataaaatatgttgCTTCTCTTGACATTAAAGCTGTTGGTTGACGTTATAGTGTTATAATattgtatatttcttaatttggTGGTTCAGAGTCCCCTTGGTTTCTTATACTGAAGATATTTGCTGAAATTCTTACTTTCTGAAGATCAAATGTCTCTCAACTGTATCCTTTTGTCAAGAATAGGATTTCTGCTTTGATTCTGAGTTTTTTAGAGTGTGTAGATGATCTACTGCCATTTCTTCTCCCTTTTTCCTTCAAATTGCGTGCCATATTAAATAGTTGTCTAAGGAAGGTAAAGAAGCAACAGATTGATTATATGGCCGCTGTCTGAATGCATCAAGATGATATCCATGTGCAATGAAACTTGAAATTTATATGGCATTAAGAGAACTGGTCTTAACTAGATAATGTTATGAGTTCGACGTTATCACCTAATAGGATCTCCTTTTACGATGACACCATTGTAGGTTGGgggtaaatatatatatattcatattttgttTCCTGCAGATTTTACTGCTTGTGAACATATTATGTGCTAACATGTTTTTGTACCAATTCTTAGACGTTGAAAGAATTTGTTTCTGTTGCTGAGACGGAGGTGAAATCTGTGACAAATCTTTATGCAGTTGTGGTAATTTGCTTACATTTCCAATTAAATATTGTATGGTACCATTCCTTGTGTCATTTTGGTCTCATCAATCTTCTATTCTGGGGCTGCACAGGGTAGAAATGCTGATGCACTAGCACAATATTTTGGTGAGGATCCTGCACGTTGTCCATTTGAGCAAGGTAAGTTATTTGTATTTTGGTGCTATTTGATCTATTAGAAGTAATTGTTAGGAGATTTAAGCATTGCCTGTGTTACTATACCGATGTAGGGTGCTATTTTTACCTGCATATAGGTCACATAGGTAGCATGTACATTTTGAAAGGGATTGGTTAAATAGCAAAAAATGGTAACAACTTGGAGAGAATCTTGCCAATAAGAAGAAAGTAAATAAGCAAATATGATTTAATTCAGAAAGAATCCAGAAAAGGGGAAAAGAGAAAGCACAAGggctaaagaaaataatgttttGTGATTCCATATTAATATCCTAGAGTGGTCttgttttattgtttatgcTGGTTATATTGGTCCATAACGCCATAATGATCATGCAGTTACCGCAACCCTATTAAATTTTGTGAGGTTGTTCCGGAAAGCACATGAAGAAAATGTGAAGCAGgttgaaatggaaaagaagaaagctgAGAAGGAGGCTGAAATGGAGAAGGCGAAGGGGGGACTAGATCTTACTAGGAAGAGTGGGAAATAGCTGTGGATTGATATCTTCCTTACCCTGCACGGCAGTTTGAGCTCCTCCGCCCAGCACAGCAGATTTGTGCCGCAATGTTTTCCTTTAAATGGCGGCAAAATTGCTGCTGAGGATTGGTCAAATTTATCCAATCCTAGCTCCATCACGCTCCATTATAGCGTGAAATAAGCCTACAAGGTGATGTAGTCAAGGTAAAAGAAGCTATTCCTTGAGGCACGTGGAGCttaattatgtacaaaaaaaaaaaaaggtcatTAAATCAGATGATGATCAATGAGTTCCAACACATTAGATGTAACACGGATCCTATTTTGGCTAAGTTGAGTGGCTGCAAATGCTGACGTAGCATGATTTATTAAGACGAGGAGTAGGCCCTCTGGCATCATTTTCTGGAAGAATTTTGTAGTCTCAGGTCGATCCTTCACCACAACAGCTGATAGGTG
This window harbors:
- the LOC125369814 gene encoding formin-like protein 20 isoform X2; its protein translation is MALFRRFFYRKPPDRLLEISERVYVFDCCFSTDVLEEDEYKVYLGGIVAQLQDHFPDASFMVFNFREGDRRSQISDILSQYDMTVMDYPRQYEGCPMLPLEMIHHFLRSSESWLSLEGQQNVLLMHCERGGWPVLAFMLAGLLLYRKQYTGEQKTLEMVYKQAPKELLHLLSPLNPQPSQLRYLQYISRRNLGSDWPPSDTPLVLDCLMLRALPLFEGGKGCRPVVRVFGQDSSKPANRTSKLLFSTSKTKKHVRHYLQEECMLVKIDVRCRVQGDVVIECIHLDEDLVREEMIFRVMFHTAFVRANILMLCRDEIDAMWDAKDQFPKEFKAELSPMKMGMS
- the LOC125369814 gene encoding formin-like protein 20 isoform X1, translating into MALFRRFFYRKPPDRLLEISERVYVFDCCFSTDVLEEDEYKVYLGGIVAQLQDHFPDASFMVFNFREGDRRSQISDILSQYDMTVMDYPRQYEGCPMLPLEMIHHFLRSSESWLSLEGQQNVLLMHCERGGWPVLAFMLAGLLLYRKQYTGEQKTLEMVYKQAPKELLHLLSPLNPQPSQLRYLQYISRRNLGSDWPPSDTPLVLDCLMLRALPLFEGGKGCRPVVRVFGQDSSKPANRTSKLLFSTSKTKKHVRHYLQEECMLVKIDVRCRVQGDVVIECIHLDEDLVREEMIFRVMFHTAFVRANILMLCRDEIDAMWDAKDQFPKEFKAEVLFADGDAAVPKLTTVVSNEDGNELDSASPEEFFEAEEIFSNLMDAQEAKGDCDTHADHDNMSVDIEHKEVFKDTFADGNHRVDEKKDFNVDTVKDIAVDDVKYKVDEKVDPDFQAVKDIVVDDGDKSMVVPVDLSTDKEIMEVAEDGSGDCNEMEDKANGDNDSTKLESLLSSTIKEMKEVAEYVSGEFKEMEDKADEENDSTKLSKFMLPQLKLTVDVGRQQQEKVMPPSPGRQTTSNKKPAADSTVVEQKVIELEPQGANGKQARPNTVPRWVPPNKVPFANSNLVAHPPSRYNSAPPALAFCVSPKDPNVDAPVKAPSYTTTLADSASGEVTSHPAISPTCTSLKTIPPCPPQPRPHLHLHLHLHPHHLLFLAVLFYPRF
- the LOC8263389 gene encoding LOW QUALITY PROTEIN: formin-like protein 20 (The sequence of the model RefSeq protein was modified relative to this genomic sequence to represent the inferred CDS: inserted 1 base in 1 codon), which produces MVLPPAPPPTPWKFVYSSSVPASVSSAPPLPPPPPPPPPPLVNASTVPKVGGIKIPTAPPPPPPPPPMGGTMLPPRPPPPPPPPPPPPSYPYQGVHSPPPPPPFSSGIPPPTTPSSSARGTPPPPRAAPPPPPSRAAPPPPPPPPPPPPPLRATPPPPLQGSPPPPPPPPQLRGAPPPPPPPHLSSIPPPPPPPFRGAPPPPPPPFYGAPPPPPPPPGRGAPPPPPPPPGRGAPPPPPPPPGRGAXAPPPPPPGRGAPPPPPPPGRGPPPPPPPPGRGAPPPLPPPGRGAPPPPPPPGGGGPPPPPPPGRGGPPPPPPPGGRVPGPPAPPRPPGAGPPPPPPLGAKGAATDTRGLASGRGRGYSRPPGMGSTATAPRRSSLKPLHWSKVTRAIQGSLWEELQRHAEPQIAPEFDVSELESLFSATVPKAADSGKAGGRRKSVGSKTDKVHLIDLRRANNTEIMLTKVKMPLSDMMAAVLAMDESILDADQVENLIKFCPTKEEMELLKNYSGDKENLGKCEQYFLELMKVPRVESKLRVFSFKIQFNSQISEFKKSLNTVNSACEEVRSSLKLKEIMRFILILGNTLNQGTARGSAIGFKLDSLLKLTDTRASNSKMTLMHFVCRSLAATSPALLNFHLDFVSLEAATKIQLKSLAEEMQAIIKGLEKVKQELAASENDGPVSGVFRKTLKEFVSVAETEVKSVTNLYAVVGRNADALAQYFGEDPARCPFEQVTATLLNFVRLFRKAHEENVKQVEMEKKKAEKEAEMEKAKGGLDLTRKSGK